In Chlorobiota bacterium, the sequence TTTCTATCAGCCGTTCCCAACGTTCTGGAGGTCTCCATCGGCCATGCCCTTATCGCCGATGCCCTGGAGTTTGGATTGCCGGAGACCGTGCGGCAATATCTGGGCATTGCGCACCGGGCGCGCGGGTAGTGCGTTCCGTCATTTCTGCATCATTCATATCATCAACACGGCATTTGCTGCATATCCATGCATTCCACCGTTATCACCATTGATTTTTGGCAAACCTTGTTCGACGACAGCGGCGGCCCGCAGCGGAACGAGGAACGCCAAGCCGCGCTTCGCCAAGCGATTGCCAACGCCGGATATTTCCGCGACATTGAGGAGATTGACACGGCGTTCCGGAGCATCTGGGAGTACTTCGACCACCACTGGCTGAACCACCACCGCACCCCAACTTCGCGGGAGATGGTTGGGGAAATCTGCCAGCGGCTTGATCTTGAGCTTCCCGAGGAAGCGGTCGAGCAGGTGACGCAAACCTTTGCCCAGGGGGTGCTGAGCAATCCCCCGTCGTTGCTGCCTGGGGTGCCGGCGGCGTTGGAGTTCTTGGCCAATCGTGCGCCGCTGGCGTTGATCTCCGACACAGCATTCTCCCCGGGGCGGGTGCTGCGGGAACTGATGGAGCAAAAAGGGATTGCCAGTTACTTCAGCAATTTTATCTTCAGCGACGAAAGCGGCGTTGCCAAGCCCCACCCCGATGCGTTCCACCGTGCGGTGGAGCCGTTCGGCGGGGACTTGGGGAACTCGCTTCACATTGGCGACATCGAGCGGACCGACATCCGGGGGGCGAAAGGGGTTGGGATGAAAGCGATCCTGTATCGCGGCAACCACATCCCCCACAAATACGCCGACGACGGAACCGCTTCCGCTGCCGATGCAGTGATCACACACTGGGACCAGATGCCGGAGATTTGGGAGCGAATTATGAGGGGTTGATTAGAGGGCGATGGAGCAAGGTGAGCAAAGCACGCCGGCAACGCAACCACGGGCTAAGAAGCAAGCATCATTTCCTGAGAATCAGCAACTCCATTGTCACCAGCCAGATTTTAACAAACCAGCGGCCGCACCGTTGTCCGTTTCTACCGATACCACCATTGATGCCGAATCGTTGGCGTTGAAGCTGCGCCAGCGGGATCGGCATGCGTTCCAGGTGATCTACGACCGCTACTCGGCGGCGTTGTATGGGGTGGTGATGCGGATTGTGCCAATCGAGGAGCTGGCCGAGGATGTGCTGCAGGAAACCTTCGTGAAAATTTGGAAGAACGCCGAATCTTACGACAATTCCCGTGGGACGCTCTTCACCTGGATGCTGAACATTGCGCGCAACTCCGCCCTGGACAAACTCCGTTCCAGCGAGTACCGCCAACGCACAACAAACCGATCCATTGAGAATCTCGTAGGTGAGATTGACCGCCAGCAAAACAGCAGTTTCAACCCGGAGACCATTGGCCTTCAAGAATTTGTGTTGAAGCTGAAGCCGGACCAGCAGCAGCTGATTGACCTGATCTACTATCAAGGCTTCACCCAAAGTGAGGCTGCCGATGAATTGGGGATACCGCTGGGCACGGTCAAAACCCGCGTCCGCAGCGCGCTGATACGATTACGAGAACTGATGAACGCCGAAACAGAACAAACGAAGCAAGCCCTTACCGAAAGATCACGTTGAATATCGAGGAGTACATATCGTCTGGCGTGCTGGAACTGTATGCGCTGGGGGGACTATCCGCCGAAGAAGTTCAAGAAGTGGAAGCCATGGCACAGCAGCATCCGCACGTCCGCCAGGAGATTGAGCAGATCTACGAAACGTTGGAAGCATTGGCCACCAACGGGGCGATTGCGCCGCGCCCTGCGCTGAAGGACTCCATCCTGCAAAGCATCGCCACCAGCGAGGGTGTGGCGTGGGGGGATGACGCGGCAGAAGCCGCCACCACCATTACTCCTGAAGCGGAACCATTTGTGCAGCAGCCACCGCCTGAGGCCCCTTTCCCGCCAGCAACGCCCAGCCCGGAACCACCACCGCCCGCAAAACCAGCGAACGTGCTGGAGTTGCGCCCGCAGCAGGCCTTGCCCGCACCGGTGGCGTTCCCGGCATCGCGCAGATATTTGCTGGCGGCCTCCATTATTTTTGCACTGCTGGGGCTTGGCGCAGCCGCCTACATGGGCTACCAGTGGCAAACCACCAAGGAGGACCTGGCCCACACCATCAACCGGAACCAGCAGCTGGTGCAGGAATACAACACGCTGAAAAACCGGATGAACCGCGTGGTGGCCGATATGGTCCAGCTGAAAGATCCAAAAAACCAAGTGGTGACGCTTGCCGGGCTTGAGGCCGCGCCAAGCGCGATCGCCATGGTCCACTGGAACCCAACAACCGGCGATGTTGCCCTAAGCGTGGAAGGATTGCCCGCCCCGCCGGAAGACAAGCAATATCA encodes:
- a CDS encoding HAD family hydrolase; its protein translation is MHSTVITIDFWQTLFDDSGGPQRNEERQAALRQAIANAGYFRDIEEIDTAFRSIWEYFDHHWLNHHRTPTSREMVGEICQRLDLELPEEAVEQVTQTFAQGVLSNPPSLLPGVPAALEFLANRAPLALISDTAFSPGRVLRELMEQKGIASYFSNFIFSDESGVAKPHPDAFHRAVEPFGGDLGNSLHIGDIERTDIRGAKGVGMKAILYRGNHIPHKYADDGTASAADAVITHWDQMPEIWERIMRG
- a CDS encoding sigma-70 family RNA polymerase sigma factor gives rise to the protein MEQGEQSTPATQPRAKKQASFPENQQLHCHQPDFNKPAAAPLSVSTDTTIDAESLALKLRQRDRHAFQVIYDRYSAALYGVVMRIVPIEELAEDVLQETFVKIWKNAESYDNSRGTLFTWMLNIARNSALDKLRSSEYRQRTTNRSIENLVGEIDRQQNSSFNPETIGLQEFVLKLKPDQQQLIDLIYYQGFTQSEAADELGIPLGTVKTRVRSALIRLRELMNAETEQTKQALTERSR
- a CDS encoding anti-sigma factor, with translation MNIEEYISSGVLELYALGGLSAEEVQEVEAMAQQHPHVRQEIEQIYETLEALATNGAIAPRPALKDSILQSIATSEGVAWGDDAAEAATTITPEAEPFVQQPPPEAPFPPATPSPEPPPPAKPANVLELRPQQALPAPVAFPASRRYLLAASIIFALLGLGAAAYMGYQWQTTKEDLAHTINRNQQLVQEYNTLKNRMNRVVADMVQLKDPKNQVVTLAGLEAAPSAIAMVHWNPTTGDVALSVEGLPAPPEDKQYQLWALADGKPIDAGVFDLADQPEALHHMKKIDRAEAFAITLEPRGGMPTPTGAMYVLGKMKA